Proteins from one Rubripirellula tenax genomic window:
- a CDS encoding DUF1552 domain-containing protein, with the protein MKSRTVASTVSHSRRRFLKASGLSMALPFLPSLNGAANAAATSGESMRLCYVYVPNGVNMEHWRPQGEGSDFQFNRSTKALEPFRDSLRFITGLEHREAYIHRDGAGDHARAGASFLTAARPHKTSGADIHVGVSADQVVAKKIGVDTRLPSLELSCDGVRSSGECDSGYSCAYQFNLAWSDERTPVSPESNPRLVFERLFGDGSHGERTGNYARRQARQESVIDFLREEAEFLTRQMGIDDRRKLDEYVTGVREIETRIEKAERFGMPVDPDYPTPAGVPDSYRDHMRLMMDVMSLALATDTTRVSTLMLAHDGSNRTFKDINIGDGHHDLSHHKKDAERLEKIAKIDTFYSEQFAYLLEVMRSHKLDSGSTLLDNTLLVYGSGLSDGDRHNHDDLPIIFAGGVAQGIRGGIHQKLSEATPMANLHLELIERMGVQQGSFGDSTDRLRLA; encoded by the coding sequence ATGAAATCACGCACCGTGGCATCCACCGTTTCCCACAGCCGCCGACGATTCTTGAAAGCATCGGGACTCTCGATGGCGTTGCCGTTTTTGCCAAGCCTAAACGGTGCCGCCAACGCCGCGGCGACCAGCGGTGAATCGATGCGACTGTGTTACGTCTACGTCCCCAACGGCGTCAACATGGAACACTGGCGACCGCAGGGCGAAGGCAGCGATTTTCAGTTCAACCGATCGACGAAAGCACTCGAACCGTTCCGGGATTCGTTGCGATTCATCACGGGTTTGGAACATCGCGAGGCCTACATTCACCGTGATGGCGCGGGTGACCACGCACGGGCGGGTGCTTCGTTCTTGACCGCCGCGCGTCCGCACAAGACATCGGGCGCCGACATCCACGTCGGCGTCTCGGCCGACCAAGTCGTGGCGAAGAAGATCGGTGTCGACACGCGATTGCCGTCGCTGGAATTGTCTTGCGACGGAGTTCGCAGCAGTGGCGAATGCGACTCGGGATACTCGTGTGCGTACCAGTTCAACTTGGCGTGGTCCGATGAACGGACGCCGGTGTCGCCAGAATCCAATCCGCGTTTGGTGTTCGAACGTTTGTTCGGCGACGGATCGCATGGCGAGCGAACGGGAAACTATGCCCGGCGGCAGGCACGGCAAGAATCGGTGATCGACTTTTTGCGGGAAGAGGCGGAATTTTTGACACGTCAAATGGGCATCGATGACCGACGCAAATTGGACGAATACGTGACCGGTGTTCGCGAAATCGAAACGCGAATCGAAAAAGCGGAACGCTTCGGAATGCCCGTCGATCCCGACTATCCCACGCCGGCGGGAGTCCCCGACAGCTATCGCGATCACATGCGTTTGATGATGGATGTGATGTCGTTGGCGCTCGCGACGGATACGACGCGAGTATCGACGTTGATGCTGGCTCACGACGGCAGCAACCGAACGTTCAAGGACATCAACATCGGCGACGGTCACCACGACCTTTCGCACCACAAAAAAGATGCCGAACGGCTGGAAAAGATCGCTAAGATCGACACGTTCTACAGCGAACAGTTCGCCTACCTTTTGGAAGTGATGCGGTCGCACAAGCTGGATTCGGGTTCGACGTTGTTGGACAACACGCTGCTGGTTTACGGAAGCGGTTTGAGCGACGGGGATCGACACAACCACGATGATCTTCCGATCATCTTTGCCGGCGGTGTCGCCCAGGGCATTCGCGGTGGCATTCACCAAAAACTTTCCGAGGCGACTCCGATGGCCAACTTGCACCTCGAACTGATCGAGCGGATGGGTGTCCAGCAGGGTTCGTTTGGTGACAGCACCGACCGGCTGCGCTTGGCGTAA
- a CDS encoding DUF1588 domain-containing protein: MNESLAKFYGIEGVHGGDMQKVTLPEDSHRKGILTHGSVLLVTSNPTRTSPVKRGLFILENLLGTPAPPAPPNVPALEESKSGDMKNASLREILEFHRREPMCASCHSRMDPLGLALENYNAIGQFREMEWGMPEHRGREAEPDKAIDPTGVLMTGEKFESVIQLADVLANERRDDFYRCLTEKMLVFALGRGLTSTDATTVDQIVSQLKTDEGRMQSLIGSIIRSVPFTHVPKSDSVAAYP, translated from the coding sequence ATGAACGAGTCACTGGCAAAGTTTTACGGAATTGAGGGCGTTCATGGCGGCGACATGCAAAAGGTCACGTTACCTGAAGACAGCCACCGAAAAGGCATTCTGACCCACGGCTCGGTCTTGCTGGTGACCAGCAACCCGACGCGCACCAGCCCGGTGAAACGCGGCTTGTTTATCTTGGAAAATCTATTGGGCACACCGGCACCGCCGGCGCCACCGAACGTGCCGGCGTTGGAAGAATCCAAGAGCGGCGATATGAAGAACGCATCGCTGCGCGAGATTCTTGAATTTCATCGCCGCGAGCCCATGTGTGCTTCGTGTCACAGTCGGATGGATCCGCTGGGTTTGGCACTGGAAAACTACAACGCGATCGGTCAATTCCGCGAGATGGAATGGGGAATGCCCGAACATCGCGGCCGTGAAGCCGAACCGGACAAAGCGATCGATCCGACGGGCGTTCTGATGACGGGCGAGAAGTTCGAATCGGTTATCCAGTTGGCCGACGTGCTGGCGAATGAACGCCGTGACGACTTCTATCGATGCTTGACCGAAAAGATGTTGGTGTTTGCTTTGGGACGCGGATTGACGTCGACCGATGCGACCACGGTCGACCAAATCGTGTCCCAGTTGAAAACCGATGAGGGACGCATGCAATCCTTGATCGGTTCGATCATTCGCAGCGTTCCGTTCACTCACGTTCCCAAGTCCGATTCCGTCGCCGCTTATCCTTGA
- a CDS encoding RNA 2'-phosphotransferase — protein MSAEKNRVSTSKFLSLVLRHKPEVVGMTLDEEGWLSIRDLIASANERGKHLTLELLHEVVATSDKQRFALSDDGLRIRASQGHSISGVDLKLDEQTPPDILYHGTVAPFIESIRIRGLQRRSRNHVHLSADEATAIKVGLRRGTPIILRIVAGQMQRDGHQFYLSANGVWLTDAVPTQYLRFPS, from the coding sequence ATGAGTGCAGAAAAAAACCGCGTATCGACAAGCAAATTCCTTAGCTTGGTTCTTCGTCACAAACCCGAAGTCGTCGGTATGACGCTGGACGAAGAAGGATGGTTGAGCATCAGAGATCTTATTGCAAGCGCGAATGAACGAGGGAAGCACCTTACCCTGGAACTGCTGCATGAGGTCGTCGCGACGAGTGACAAGCAACGGTTTGCCTTGAGCGATGACGGGCTTCGGATTCGAGCCAGCCAAGGTCACTCCATCTCAGGCGTTGATTTAAAACTTGATGAGCAAACGCCGCCCGACATCCTCTATCACGGAACCGTCGCGCCGTTCATCGAGAGCATTCGCATCCGTGGTTTGCAAAGACGTTCGCGGAATCATGTGCATCTATCAGCCGACGAAGCGACCGCGATCAAGGTGGGTTTAAGGCGAGGCACGCCCATCATCCTTCGCATCGTCGCGGGTCAGATGCAACGAGACGGGCATCAGTTTTACCTGTCGGCAAACGGTGTTTGGCTGACCGATGCAGTACCGACGCAGTATCTGCGATTCCCATCATGA
- a CDS encoding GntR family transcriptional regulator — protein sequence MDTRLQRHPVYQQLNDRLRESLGGEYRRGSKFLTEREISERFDVSRATANKALASLVSEGLLEFRRGVGTFVRRDLINYDVRSLVSFTEKANAAGKKPTTKVLSFAKCLAVSVDAKVVEALDLAQAATLWQLQRLRSADKVPVILEHRYIVADLCPKLTKAQVAGSLYEAFSDTNSLAIAGADEIIRAVSLKPSEAKLLAVPSKSPAIEVTAVGFLDNNERTPLWWERTLYRGDQYEFHSRLGPIQTATPARGKLR from the coding sequence TTGGATACCCGTCTTCAACGCCATCCTGTTTACCAGCAACTCAACGACCGCCTGCGCGAGTCGTTGGGAGGCGAGTATCGGCGCGGTTCCAAGTTTCTGACCGAACGAGAGATCAGCGAGCGGTTCGACGTCAGTCGCGCAACGGCGAACAAGGCGCTCGCGAGCTTGGTTTCCGAAGGCTTGCTCGAATTCCGTCGCGGCGTCGGGACGTTCGTCAGGCGTGATCTGATCAACTATGACGTTCGCTCGCTGGTCAGCTTCACCGAAAAGGCAAACGCCGCTGGAAAGAAGCCGACGACCAAAGTACTTTCTTTCGCCAAGTGCTTAGCAGTTTCCGTCGACGCGAAGGTCGTTGAAGCCCTCGATCTTGCGCAAGCAGCGACGCTGTGGCAGTTACAGCGTCTACGTTCGGCGGACAAAGTGCCCGTCATTCTGGAGCATCGATACATCGTGGCCGATCTTTGTCCGAAACTGACCAAGGCACAGGTGGCGGGTTCGTTGTACGAAGCTTTCTCCGATACGAATTCGTTGGCGATTGCTGGTGCGGACGAAATCATTCGCGCGGTTTCACTCAAGCCTTCGGAAGCGAAACTGCTGGCCGTTCCTTCCAAATCGCCTGCCATCGAAGTCACGGCGGTCGGGTTCCTAGACAACAACGAACGCACTCCACTGTGGTGGGAGAGGACACTTTATCGAGGTGACCAGTACGAATTTCATAGCCGTCTTGGCCCGATTCAAACCGCCACGCCGGCGCGAGGAAAATTGCGATGA
- a CDS encoding Gfo/Idh/MocA family protein yields MTDTANDLSTKRKPTAVVVGTGFIGPVHVEALGRTGVDVIGILGSTPQKSIAAAKSLGLARGYASLDEVLADDSVDSVHLTTPNRFHFEQATAVIKAGKHVMCEKPLAMNSEQSQQLVELAERSGVVAGVAYNIRFYPLCHEAAARVSAPDFGDVLHITGSYVQDWLLKETDFNWRVMADVGGALRAVADIGTHWLDLVQFISGNKIVAVCADLQTVHATRQRQVGGSLTFSDDASGETEPVSIDTEDAGSILLRFADGSRGCLHVSQVTAGRKNCLRYEIAGSKQALSWNSEQPNSLWIGHRDRPGEQLVRDPAMMHPSAGGIANYPGGHCEGFPDTFKQLFKSFYGYIDAGDLSAPRPFPTFADGHREVLLCEAILDSHRQQTWVSCGC; encoded by the coding sequence ATGACCGATACCGCGAACGATTTATCGACGAAACGCAAACCCACCGCCGTCGTCGTCGGCACGGGCTTCATTGGGCCCGTGCATGTTGAAGCCCTCGGCCGGACGGGTGTCGATGTCATCGGGATCTTAGGTTCGACGCCACAGAAATCGATCGCGGCGGCCAAGTCGTTGGGACTTGCGCGCGGCTACGCTTCGCTCGACGAAGTCTTAGCCGATGATTCCGTCGACTCAGTACACCTAACAACACCGAATCGCTTTCACTTCGAACAAGCGACGGCGGTCATTAAGGCTGGCAAGCATGTGATGTGCGAGAAACCGCTTGCGATGAATTCGGAGCAATCGCAACAGTTGGTTGAGCTCGCCGAGCGCTCCGGAGTCGTTGCAGGCGTCGCCTACAACATCCGCTTTTATCCGCTTTGCCATGAGGCTGCGGCGCGGGTGTCCGCCCCGGATTTTGGCGATGTATTGCACATCACCGGATCCTATGTTCAGGATTGGTTGTTGAAGGAAACCGATTTCAACTGGCGTGTGATGGCTGACGTTGGCGGTGCGTTACGCGCGGTCGCGGACATCGGCACACACTGGCTCGACTTGGTTCAGTTCATCAGCGGCAACAAGATCGTGGCCGTGTGTGCTGATCTGCAAACGGTTCATGCAACGCGACAGCGACAAGTCGGTGGTTCGTTGACGTTTTCCGACGATGCAAGCGGTGAGACCGAACCGGTTTCCATCGATACCGAAGACGCCGGTTCGATCTTGTTGCGTTTTGCGGACGGCAGTCGTGGCTGTTTGCATGTCTCGCAAGTCACCGCGGGTCGCAAAAACTGTCTGCGGTATGAAATCGCTGGCAGCAAGCAAGCTTTGTCGTGGAACAGCGAGCAACCGAACAGTCTCTGGATTGGCCACCGCGACAGACCAGGCGAGCAATTGGTTCGCGATCCCGCCATGATGCACCCGTCGGCTGGCGGCATTGCGAATTATCCCGGCGGCCACTGCGAAGGCTTCCCTGATACGTTCAAACAGTTGTTCAAATCGTTTTATGGCTACATCGACGCGGGTGACCTTTCGGCTCCGCGACCGTTTCCGACATTTGCCGACGGCCATCGCGAAGTTCTGTTGTGCGAAGCAATCCTTGACAGCCATCGTCAACAAACATGGGTTTCGTGCGGCTGCTAA
- the deoC gene encoding deoxyribose-phosphate aldolase: MSDYTYHDVSKMIDHSLLNPTLAVKDLEQGIQLAIAYDVASVCIMPYHLKRCAEVLKGTDVKASTTIGFPHGGHTTEIKRAEAVRAIADGCQELDMVVNVSKVLSGDWDYVRNDIAAVIEVAHAAGQKVKVIFENAYLNDDQKISLCKICTELNADWVKTSTGYAPGGATHEDLKLMREHAGDHVQVKAAGGVRDLDALLAVRALGVTRCGASRTAEMLGEARKRLGLSAIEATANDASGY; the protein is encoded by the coding sequence ATGTCGGACTACACCTATCACGACGTTTCGAAAATGATCGACCATTCGCTGCTCAATCCAACGCTGGCGGTGAAGGATCTGGAACAAGGTATTCAGTTGGCGATCGCATACGACGTCGCCAGCGTTTGCATCATGCCGTACCACTTGAAACGCTGTGCCGAGGTGTTGAAGGGGACGGACGTGAAGGCGTCCACGACGATCGGGTTCCCCCACGGCGGCCATACGACGGAAATCAAGCGAGCCGAGGCGGTCCGGGCGATCGCGGACGGCTGCCAAGAACTGGACATGGTTGTCAACGTTTCAAAGGTCCTCTCTGGCGATTGGGACTACGTCCGCAACGACATCGCAGCGGTGATCGAAGTCGCACATGCCGCCGGCCAGAAGGTAAAGGTCATCTTTGAAAATGCGTATCTGAACGACGACCAGAAAATCTCGCTCTGCAAAATCTGCACTGAACTAAACGCCGACTGGGTGAAGACATCGACAGGATACGCGCCCGGCGGAGCGACGCACGAAGACTTGAAACTGATGCGTGAGCACGCCGGTGATCATGTTCAGGTCAAAGCAGCCGGCGGAGTGCGTGATCTGGATGCGTTGCTCGCCGTCCGAGCGTTGGGCGTGACACGGTGCGGCGCCAGTCGTACGGCCGAGATGCTTGGCGAGGCGCGAAAGCGTTTGGGTCTGTCCGCGATCGAAGCGACGGCCAATGACGCATCCGGATACTGA
- a CDS encoding purple acid phosphatase family protein, protein MTMTIPFHYFLTLLFAGALLTSQPSAFADAPLAGTAPAQWRVVWSDDPTTTATIAWSTKSAGRDHSVRFKAKDSDDGDATTLAESGRYTGGSFELYYHHSKLTDLRPGTAYEIQMISDTESSPVFYFVTASDTDREFSILHGGDSRSDRDARRRVNTMISEMAEASFDNDDPADDIIAFAHGGDYVVSGTKMELWSVWMSDHELTTMTDGRLLPIIPARGNHDKGKPFNKVFGFPDGDLNYYGISIGPKVRMVTLNSEISTAGDQATWLNEELSRSRANHRWLLAQYHRPVYPAVKEAGAGLKTWVPLFEKFDVDLVCEADGHNIKRTVPIRDGQLDQTGVVYIGEGGLGVPQRTPKTDRWFIQSPGMADQGHHVFVLTFGKDAMHGKCVLEGGKIRDEFTRQPR, encoded by the coding sequence ATGACTATGACCATACCGTTTCACTATTTCCTGACCCTCTTGTTTGCTGGCGCTCTCCTGACATCACAACCAAGTGCTTTCGCCGACGCACCGCTGGCCGGCACGGCACCGGCCCAGTGGCGAGTTGTATGGTCCGACGACCCTACCACGACGGCCACAATTGCCTGGAGCACAAAGTCGGCTGGTCGCGATCATTCGGTTCGCTTTAAGGCCAAAGACAGCGACGACGGGGACGCGACCACGCTTGCCGAGTCGGGGCGTTACACGGGCGGTTCGTTTGAGCTTTACTATCACCATTCAAAGCTAACCGATCTGCGCCCAGGCACTGCGTACGAGATTCAAATGATCAGCGATACCGAGTCGTCACCGGTTTTTTATTTCGTCACAGCGTCCGACACCGATCGCGAGTTCAGTATTTTGCATGGTGGCGATTCGCGTTCAGATCGAGATGCCCGTCGCCGAGTCAACACGATGATCTCCGAGATGGCTGAAGCCTCCTTCGACAACGACGATCCTGCCGACGACATCATTGCTTTTGCACACGGGGGCGACTACGTCGTATCGGGGACGAAGATGGAGCTCTGGTCGGTGTGGATGTCTGATCATGAATTGACCACAATGACCGATGGACGACTGCTGCCGATCATTCCCGCGCGTGGAAATCATGACAAGGGTAAGCCCTTCAATAAAGTCTTCGGATTCCCCGATGGCGACTTGAACTATTACGGCATCAGTATCGGACCCAAAGTTCGAATGGTCACGCTGAATTCAGAAATCAGTACCGCGGGGGACCAAGCCACTTGGCTGAATGAAGAACTCTCGCGATCTCGGGCAAACCACCGTTGGCTTTTGGCACAGTACCATCGTCCGGTCTATCCGGCTGTCAAAGAAGCCGGCGCGGGGCTGAAGACGTGGGTGCCCCTGTTTGAAAAATTTGACGTTGATTTGGTTTGCGAAGCCGACGGACACAACATCAAACGCACCGTTCCGATTCGCGACGGACAGTTGGACCAGACCGGAGTCGTTTACATCGGCGAGGGCGGCCTGGGAGTTCCCCAGCGGACTCCGAAGACGGATCGCTGGTTCATTCAATCACCTGGCATGGCGGACCAGGGACACCACGTGTTCGTTTTGACATTCGGGAAAGACGCGATGCACGGAAAATGCGTTCTGGAAGGCGGCAAAATCCGCGACGAATTCACGCGTCAACCGCGTTGA
- a CDS encoding sugar-binding protein, giving the protein MLRAISFAVASISICFSPCIARAGDEADTEAKTATESDSSAVKGVVAIAAAGSPVIDGEIDEVWSTATAIKVDKPITDLTQVSKEEMSTGEVRVLWSSDKLSVLWQVSDKELSAISSEDWAQDSIELFVDRNHEATASYQDDDAQYRVNFKGQVSGRGLGFVESDVKAVSKKTDTGYLVEMSINMTDSPLHAGDHLGLELQVNNDDGSGERVSVAKWSHAENDSFESTENFGTLTLK; this is encoded by the coding sequence ATGTTGCGAGCTATCAGTTTTGCCGTTGCTTCCATCTCCATTTGCTTTAGTCCATGTATTGCTCGCGCCGGTGACGAGGCAGATACCGAAGCCAAAACGGCGACCGAATCGGACAGCAGTGCGGTGAAGGGCGTCGTGGCAATCGCGGCGGCGGGATCGCCAGTCATTGACGGTGAGATCGACGAAGTGTGGAGTACGGCAACGGCAATCAAAGTGGATAAGCCGATCACCGATCTGACTCAGGTTTCGAAAGAAGAAATGTCAACCGGCGAAGTGCGCGTTCTCTGGAGCAGCGATAAGCTATCGGTATTGTGGCAAGTTTCCGATAAGGAGCTGTCGGCGATTTCCAGTGAAGATTGGGCGCAAGACTCCATTGAACTTTTCGTGGATCGAAACCATGAAGCGACGGCGTCCTACCAAGACGATGATGCTCAGTACAGGGTCAACTTCAAGGGCCAGGTCAGCGGACGTGGTCTCGGATTCGTGGAATCGGATGTCAAGGCAGTCAGCAAAAAGACGGATACCGGGTATCTGGTTGAGATGTCGATCAACATGACCGATTCGCCACTTCACGCTGGCGATCATCTTGGACTTGAGCTTCAAGTCAACAATGACGACGGCAGCGGTGAACGCGTCTCGGTAGCGAAATGGAGTCACGCGGAAAACGATTCTTTTGAAAGCACCGAGAATTTCGGCACCCTGACGCTGAAGTAG
- a CDS encoding sulfatase-like hydrolase/transferase — protein sequence MRHPLIAITAAVLSVLVCQTLHAESTRPNVVLIMADDVSWECFGCYGAQDYQTPNIDRLAAEGVRFSHCYSTPICTPSRVEIMTGEYSFRNYTHFGYLNPSEKTFGQLLQSAGYKTAIAGKWQLNGLYHKAEGFNDNTRPQKSGFDEYCLWQVTKGKNAKDGGGERFWSPPLEQNGKLLTADENAGKYGPDIMSDFVCDFIDRYRTEPFFVYYPTVLVHDPFVPTPDSIGDAPRTQAANKGPKNPGEKKENFVAMVSYLDKVIGKIVAKLETVGAIENTIILFTADNGTNRQIRSSWNGQTVSGGKGTTTDMGTHVPFVAYWKGHTPNGAVFDDLVDFTDFYASLADAAGIPLADDDPFDGRSFIPRLRGEWGNPRDWTLLHYQPYWGKAVGGQYVRDQRFKLYRDGRFFDVPNDLTETHSLETQGSGTSPADVARRKLGLVLERAPAAPLKKGGPDAVDRPTYPDWKNIHNPND from the coding sequence ATGAGACATCCATTGATAGCGATCACTGCCGCCGTCCTATCGGTGCTGGTTTGCCAAACGCTTCACGCGGAGTCCACAAGGCCCAATGTCGTCTTGATCATGGCCGATGATGTCAGCTGGGAGTGCTTTGGTTGCTACGGAGCCCAGGACTATCAGACGCCGAACATCGACCGTCTAGCAGCCGAAGGTGTTCGATTCAGCCACTGCTACTCGACGCCGATCTGTACTCCGTCGCGAGTCGAGATCATGACGGGAGAGTATAGCTTTCGTAATTACACGCACTTTGGCTACCTCAACCCTAGCGAGAAGACATTTGGTCAGTTGCTGCAGTCGGCCGGATACAAAACCGCGATTGCGGGAAAGTGGCAGCTCAACGGGCTGTACCACAAAGCCGAAGGGTTCAACGACAACACGCGACCGCAGAAGTCGGGGTTTGACGAGTACTGTCTCTGGCAAGTGACGAAAGGCAAGAACGCCAAAGACGGCGGCGGCGAGCGTTTCTGGAGTCCTCCGCTGGAGCAAAACGGAAAGTTGCTGACGGCCGACGAGAACGCTGGAAAATATGGACCGGATATCATGTCCGATTTTGTCTGCGACTTTATCGACCGTTACCGCACCGAGCCATTCTTTGTCTATTACCCGACGGTCTTGGTTCACGACCCGTTTGTGCCCACTCCCGATTCGATTGGTGATGCGCCGCGAACGCAAGCCGCAAACAAGGGGCCCAAGAACCCTGGCGAGAAAAAAGAGAACTTCGTTGCGATGGTCAGCTATCTCGACAAAGTCATTGGCAAAATTGTTGCCAAGCTCGAAACGGTCGGTGCGATCGAAAACACGATCATCCTGTTCACGGCCGACAACGGGACCAATCGTCAGATTCGATCGAGTTGGAATGGCCAAACCGTTTCCGGTGGCAAGGGAACGACAACGGACATGGGAACGCATGTCCCGTTTGTCGCTTATTGGAAAGGCCATACGCCCAACGGCGCGGTGTTCGACGACTTGGTCGATTTCACCGATTTTTATGCATCGCTAGCGGATGCCGCCGGCATTCCACTTGCCGACGACGACCCGTTCGATGGGCGAAGTTTCATTCCGCGGTTAAGAGGGGAATGGGGCAACCCGCGCGATTGGACTCTCCTGCACTACCAACCATATTGGGGCAAGGCCGTTGGCGGACAGTACGTGCGCGACCAGCGTTTCAAACTGTACCGTGACGGTCGATTTTTCGACGTCCCCAATGATCTGACGGAAACACATAGCCTTGAAACGCAGGGTTCCGGCACGTCGCCTGCTGATGTCGCACGGCGCAAACTCGGCCTCGTGCTAGAGCGAGCGCCGGCGGCACCGCTCAAGAAAGGCGGCCCGGACGCAGTCGACCGGCCGACGTATCCGGATTGGAAAAACATCCACAACCCAAACGACTAG
- a CDS encoding thioredoxin family protein produces the protein MNAAAVRSFLRGEVAEFDDDLPEDAIPLWQSSTRLILVTSQGCQPCELQKQSIPNDVRYETIDIERVNAKGYEVRTTPTLMVFVDGKLQGTSSGLLRGDRLRAFLDRWGFGENQTEPDETEPADDFNPWNNPRRWNRGPIRDRIDEAKSRFAWWLLGKWLGFGSGGIAVIFPWLFFIYRALRKLRSDGGEGCPANKPRSRRQPTKRTKKRTARRRTTKKRSPSTRQGR, from the coding sequence ATGAACGCCGCCGCCGTTCGGTCGTTCCTGCGAGGCGAAGTCGCGGAGTTCGATGATGATCTACCCGAGGATGCGATTCCGCTCTGGCAATCGTCAACTCGGCTGATTCTCGTCACTTCCCAAGGTTGTCAGCCGTGCGAACTTCAAAAGCAATCCATTCCAAACGATGTTCGCTACGAAACAATCGACATCGAGCGGGTGAATGCGAAAGGCTACGAAGTGCGAACGACACCAACGCTGATGGTGTTCGTGGACGGAAAGCTGCAAGGCACGTCGAGCGGCCTGCTTCGCGGCGACCGCTTGCGTGCGTTTCTCGATCGCTGGGGATTCGGCGAAAACCAAACTGAACCCGATGAAACGGAGCCAGCAGACGATTTCAATCCCTGGAACAATCCACGTCGCTGGAACCGAGGCCCGATCCGAGATCGCATCGACGAAGCGAAGAGCCGTTTCGCATGGTGGTTGCTCGGAAAGTGGCTCGGTTTCGGATCGGGCGGAATCGCGGTGATCTTCCCGTGGCTGTTCTTTATCTATCGAGCGTTACGCAAGTTGCGTAGCGACGGTGGCGAAGGATGCCCAGCGAATAAACCACGTTCACGGCGACAGCCCACCAAAAGAACGAAGAAACGAACCGCACGACGCCGAACAACGAAGAAACGATCGCCATCCACGCGACAGGGCCGGTAG
- a CDS encoding PEP-CTERM sorting domain-containing protein produces MIVQRCSFLSLFVVLAATVLAGSGQAALVVVVDDSFADNDRAKTGTDDTNWYATNTTSAFESPSLTNNQLRMATGTSGRGIHTVFTAQSLSNIGDKITATYTFTTPSTIGASTGSFRVGMFNPTATLAGVSQDLSVGSSSPNVDLNMPGYMVDMDVSPSSAPNATSDFQFRKLDSASATGRLLGTTSGFVQVDSSGPDAGYSFAPNTTYTGLLSFELVATGTQMTAILGSDTYTVIDDGTYSGAPVTDFGFFGVHVNSNVFGNINDASVPDSGIAFNNVRVEFSTTAVPEPSSLALLMLGCLGGVVRFVRRRK; encoded by the coding sequence ATGATTGTTCAACGTTGCTCTTTTCTGTCTTTGTTCGTAGTTTTGGCAGCGACTGTGCTTGCTGGTTCTGGCCAGGCAGCCCTTGTTGTTGTCGTTGATGACAGTTTCGCTGACAACGATCGTGCGAAAACCGGCACCGACGACACCAATTGGTACGCCACCAACACGACGTCGGCCTTCGAGAGCCCTTCGCTTACCAACAACCAGTTGCGAATGGCCACCGGAACGTCGGGTCGTGGGATCCACACAGTGTTCACGGCTCAGTCGCTTTCCAACATCGGCGACAAGATCACGGCTACGTACACGTTCACGACTCCCTCCACGATCGGCGCGTCCACAGGCAGCTTCCGTGTCGGCATGTTCAATCCCACGGCGACGCTTGCTGGCGTCAGCCAAGACTTGAGTGTCGGTTCGAGCTCGCCCAACGTCGATCTTAATATGCCCGGCTACATGGTGGATATGGATGTGTCGCCCTCTTCGGCACCCAATGCAACATCGGACTTCCAGTTCCGCAAACTCGACAGCGCTAGCGCGACGGGCCGACTGTTGGGTACAACCAGCGGTTTTGTCCAAGTCGACTCGTCCGGCCCCGACGCGGGTTACTCGTTCGCGCCCAACACTACCTACACAGGCCTACTCTCTTTTGAACTGGTCGCCACCGGCACCCAGATGACTGCCATTCTGGGCAGCGATACTTACACGGTGATCGATGACGGCACCTACTCAGGCGCACCGGTGACCGACTTTGGTTTCTTCGGCGTTCATGTGAATTCGAATGTCTTCGGCAACATCAACGACGCTTCCGTCCCAGACAGCGGCATCGCTTTCAACAACGTCAGGGTAGAGTTCTCGACGACGGCTGTCCCCGAACCAAGTTCCTTGGCCTTACTCATGTTGGGCTGCCTGGGCGGCGTGGTCCGCTTCGTACGACGTCGCAAATAG